Proteins encoded together in one Formosa sp. Hel3_A1_48 window:
- a CDS encoding TonB-dependent receptor translates to MKIKYLYTTLLLVFINIQLFAQNATLRGILLDQENNPIENATVSAKTLGTVSNSNGFYILKIPAARNVEVEFSHVNYKSIRVVFNLESGQEFEFNPVLKSDFEQIETVVITGTSRSVFEGVTTISPNIIRTIKGAQPGVENLLKTLPGVNISNELSTQYSVRGGNFDENLVYVNDIEVYRPFLVRSGQQEGLSFVNTDMVENLKFSAGGFQAKYGDKLSSVLDIKYRKPSSFGVRADLSLLGGSITAEGISKNNSFSALVGLRYRDNSLLVDAKETITNYDPKFLDVQTYLSYKINSKFELSFLGNIASNVYNYAPKTRQTNFGTLENPVALLVFYEGQEQDQYNTYFGALKGAYQINDHLNLKFIASSFHTTEQEYFDILAQYRLGEVNSNIGDENLGDVEFSEGIGGQINHARNDLDALITTIEHRGDYKKNKNHFQWSIKYTNEDIRDRVVEWEVIDSAGFSINPPNLDQFDNQPYTPNTGPLAPFENIRATNETKVERLQGFGQWSKRSKLGNSEVFYNFGVRAHQWTVSGKNIDKKQQIVFSPRAQFSIKPDNGKDMLYRISAGIYYQPPFYRELRDLNGTVNSDVKAQKSIHIVAGHEYSFKIWKRPFKLISEIYYKNLSDVNPYTVENVRIRYAANNNAKAYAYGLDLRLNGEFVPGTESWFSFGYLKTEESIDGRDFIARPMDQRLKFGVLFQDYIPKLPNMKMYLNLVYNTGVPGGSPSYADVYQYQTRLPDYKRADIGMSYVVVSPKDKSNKRWKRRFKELTVGVEIFNLFDVQNSITNTWVRDVYSKRQYSIPNYLTPRVFNLRLNMSF, encoded by the coding sequence TTGAAAATCAAATATTTATACACTACTCTCCTACTAGTTTTCATCAACATACAATTATTTGCACAAAACGCAACCTTAAGAGGTATCCTTCTTGACCAAGAAAACAACCCTATAGAAAATGCCACCGTGAGTGCCAAAACTTTAGGAACAGTGTCAAACAGTAATGGCTTTTATATATTGAAAATACCCGCCGCCAGAAATGTGGAAGTCGAATTTTCGCATGTCAACTACAAGTCGATTCGAGTTGTATTTAATTTGGAAAGTGGTCAAGAATTTGAATTTAATCCAGTTTTAAAATCAGATTTTGAACAAATTGAAACTGTTGTAATAACTGGTACAAGTCGATCTGTTTTTGAGGGAGTCACCACAATTTCACCAAATATAATTCGTACTATAAAAGGAGCGCAACCAGGTGTAGAAAACCTTCTAAAAACATTACCAGGAGTAAATATTTCAAATGAACTGAGCACACAATATTCTGTACGTGGGGGAAATTTCGATGAGAATTTAGTTTATGTGAATGATATTGAAGTCTATCGTCCTTTTTTGGTGCGCTCTGGACAACAAGAAGGGTTGAGTTTTGTGAATACAGATATGGTTGAAAACTTAAAGTTTTCAGCAGGCGGATTTCAGGCAAAATATGGAGACAAACTATCTTCGGTTTTAGATATTAAATACCGAAAACCCTCAAGTTTTGGTGTCCGAGCTGACCTAAGCCTTTTAGGAGGGAGCATCACTGCTGAAGGTATAAGCAAAAACAATTCGTTTTCGGCCTTAGTTGGCTTGCGCTACAGAGACAATAGCTTGCTTGTTGATGCCAAGGAAACAATAACAAATTATGATCCAAAGTTTTTAGATGTACAAACATATTTAAGCTATAAAATTAATTCGAAATTTGAGTTGAGCTTTTTGGGCAACATAGCATCCAATGTCTACAATTATGCGCCAAAAACAAGACAAACAAACTTTGGAACACTTGAAAATCCGGTCGCTTTGTTGGTGTTTTACGAGGGGCAAGAACAAGATCAGTATAATACCTATTTTGGAGCACTTAAAGGAGCCTATCAAATTAATGACCATTTAAATTTAAAATTCATTGCTTCGAGCTTCCATACTACAGAACAAGAGTATTTTGACATATTGGCACAATACAGATTGGGAGAAGTAAATAGTAATATTGGTGATGAAAACTTAGGCGATGTCGAGTTTTCTGAAGGCATTGGAGGTCAAATCAACCATGCGCGAAATGATCTTGACGCATTAATTACTACTATAGAACACAGAGGTGACTACAAAAAAAATAAAAATCATTTCCAATGGTCAATCAAATATACCAATGAAGATATACGCGATCGTGTTGTGGAGTGGGAAGTGATCGATTCTGCTGGATTTTCTATAAATCCCCCCAATTTAGATCAGTTTGATAATCAACCCTATACGCCAAATACAGGTCCTTTAGCACCGTTTGAAAACATTCGTGCAACGAATGAAACTAAAGTAGAGCGATTACAGGGCTTTGGACAATGGAGTAAGCGCAGCAAGCTTGGAAACAGCGAAGTGTTTTATAACTTTGGTGTGCGCGCCCACCAATGGACAGTCAGTGGCAAAAATATTGACAAGAAACAGCAAATAGTATTTAGTCCAAGAGCCCAATTCAGTATTAAGCCTGATAATGGTAAAGACATGCTTTATAGAATCAGCGCAGGAATATACTACCAACCTCCTTTTTATCGAGAACTCAGAGATTTAAACGGTACCGTAAATAGCGATGTCAAAGCACAAAAATCAATACATATTGTTGCTGGACACGAATACAGTTTTAAAATATGGAAAAGACCCTTTAAATTAATATCTGAGATATACTACAAAAACCTATCTGATGTTAATCCATACACAGTTGAAAATGTACGAATTCGTTATGCAGCTAATAATAATGCAAAAGCATACGCCTATGGTTTAGATTTACGACTCAACGGAGAGTTTGTACCTGGAACAGAGTCGTGGTTTTCGTTTGGCTACTTAAAAACTGAAGAATCTATAGATGGACGAGATTTTATTGCTAGGCCCATGGACCAGCGCTTAAAATTTGGGGTGCTCTTTCAAGACTATATCCCAAAATTACCCAACATGAAGATGTATTTAAATTTGGTTTACAACACAGGAGTGCCAGGCGGATCACCAAGTTATGCTGACGTTTATCAATACCAAACCCGTTTACCTGACTATAAGCGCGCAGATATAGGAATGTCTTATGTTGTGGTCAGTCCAAAAGACAAATCCAATAAACGCTGGAAAAGACGCTTTAAAGAGTTGACGGTTGGGGTGGAGATTTTCAATCTATTTGACGTACAGAATTCAATAACAAATACATGGGTTCGTGATGTTTATTCTAAGCGTCAATATTCTATACCAAATTATTTGACTCCTAGGGTATTTAACCTTAGATTGAACATGAGTTTTTAG